From a single Crateriforma spongiae genomic region:
- a CDS encoding aldehyde dehydrogenase family protein, whose product MITLSPLRWGKPYESLEFNDVVHFDTGEPIAKVGTVGGGIVGRDMRKAHKAREALLQLSPEDLIEKCKQAAQLFENADLKVGDSVQTVDDFVHQQSASTGLPEHMCRSNMTKNSFVLSNMDQILDCLTRGLDLSILARGYGEEGRGVTVSFQAQTPVLGAVLPNNSPGVHTLWLPAIPLQVGLALKPGSQEPWTPYRMVAAFMQAGVPAEAFGLYPGGHDAGGAIMTKTPRSMIFGSAQTVAQHAGNPRVQPHGPGFSKILIADDVVDDWEQYLDVMVESVLSNSGRSCINCSGIWASRHTKEIAQALAERLGPVDVRPPADDEAQLAAFTVPAMATGTHAMVQQDLAESGVTDMTASFGEKLIEREHCAYLRPMVVHADSPDRGVAAKEYMFPFVSVVECPESEMLRRIGPTLVGTVLTGNEKLQHAAANCVEIDRLNIGPIPTNRLNWLQPHEGNIIDFLFRSRAYQIAPMPVAAAGA is encoded by the coding sequence ATGATCACGCTTAGTCCGCTGCGTTGGGGGAAGCCGTACGAATCGTTGGAGTTCAACGATGTCGTGCACTTTGATACCGGTGAACCCATTGCCAAGGTCGGAACCGTTGGCGGCGGGATCGTCGGACGCGACATGCGAAAAGCTCACAAGGCTCGTGAAGCGCTCTTGCAACTTTCGCCTGAAGACTTGATTGAAAAGTGTAAGCAGGCGGCGCAGCTGTTTGAAAATGCCGACTTGAAAGTGGGCGACAGCGTGCAGACGGTCGACGACTTTGTGCATCAGCAATCCGCCAGTACCGGACTGCCCGAGCACATGTGCCGTTCGAATATGACCAAGAACAGCTTTGTGTTGTCCAACATGGACCAGATCTTGGATTGCCTGACCCGCGGTCTGGATCTTTCGATCTTGGCACGTGGGTATGGCGAAGAAGGTCGTGGCGTCACCGTCAGCTTTCAGGCACAGACTCCGGTGCTTGGTGCTGTGTTGCCTAACAATTCACCCGGGGTTCACACGCTTTGGCTGCCCGCGATTCCGTTGCAGGTTGGTCTGGCGTTGAAGCCGGGGTCACAGGAACCCTGGACGCCCTATCGAATGGTCGCGGCTTTCATGCAGGCCGGTGTGCCAGCCGAAGCGTTTGGTCTTTATCCCGGTGGCCATGATGCGGGTGGGGCCATCATGACCAAGACACCACGCAGTATGATTTTCGGTAGCGCCCAAACGGTCGCCCAGCACGCCGGCAATCCCCGTGTGCAGCCTCACGGTCCTGGATTTTCCAAGATCTTGATTGCCGATGATGTGGTCGATGATTGGGAACAGTACTTGGACGTGATGGTGGAGAGCGTGCTGAGCAATTCCGGACGCAGTTGCATCAATTGCAGCGGCATTTGGGCCAGTCGTCACACCAAAGAGATTGCCCAAGCATTGGCCGAGCGATTGGGGCCTGTCGATGTCCGGCCGCCCGCCGATGACGAGGCACAATTGGCCGCGTTCACGGTTCCCGCCATGGCGACCGGCACTCACGCGATGGTCCAGCAAGATTTGGCCGAATCGGGCGTGACCGACATGACGGCATCGTTCGGTGAAAAACTGATCGAGCGTGAGCATTGTGCGTACCTGCGGCCGATGGTGGTCCACGCCGATTCGCCCGATCGTGGTGTGGCAGCCAAGGAATACATGTTCCCGTTCGTCAGCGTCGTTGAATGTCCGGAATCGGAGATGTTGCGACGGATCGGACCGACATTGGTCGGGACCGTTTTGACGGGGAACGAAAAACTGCAACACGCCGCCGCGAACTGTGTTGAGATTGATCGGTTGAATATCGGTCCGATTCCAACCAACCGCTTGAATTGGTTGCAGCCGCACGAAGGAAACATCATCGATTTCTTGTTCCGCTCGCGAGCCTATCAAATCGCGCCGATGCCGGTTGCCGCAGCGGGTGCATAG
- the lysS gene encoding lysine--tRNA ligase, translated as MNQTAASDPDNGDDFTDPRVARRSKLQKLTDMGIDPFGGRFDDRTWIGDCHAMSDQVKFRTAEGETIDLPDFNDDSVDYRQWKTDHGPGEEIGPKVRVAGRIQFARPTGKLIFLNIKDWTGSLQIFIGKKQVGDDFELAKLFDLGDLVGAEGRLGRTNTGELTVFAEKLFFHTKMLEVPPEKHAGLTDPDLKQRMRYADMAFNDGVMETFMARTKIIQSIRRTLDDQQFCEVEGPTLHAVAGGAAARPFTTHHNALDMPLYMRIALELHLKRLMVGGMERVYELGRVYRNEGISPRHNPEFTMLEAYQAYGDYGTMMDLTERLIVDAIDAIGGGYVRPFGDVDIDFTPPFQRATYAELFAKATNVDPADESAVIELAKKLGLETEGKHPDVVRNEIFEEKVEDTLQGPIFVIDYPASICPLTKRKADQPEIAERFELFINGMELANAYTELNDPDLQQALFETQLQGQDDEDSMAKMDHDFIRALRYAMPPAGGLGVGIDRLVMLLTNKRSIRDVILFPVLRPEKDS; from the coding sequence ATGAATCAAACAGCGGCTTCCGACCCCGACAACGGCGATGATTTCACCGACCCACGTGTGGCACGTCGGTCGAAACTACAAAAATTGACGGACATGGGGATCGATCCGTTCGGCGGCCGTTTCGACGACCGAACCTGGATCGGCGACTGTCATGCGATGAGCGATCAGGTCAAATTCCGGACCGCGGAAGGCGAAACGATTGATCTGCCCGATTTCAATGATGACTCGGTGGACTATCGACAATGGAAAACCGATCACGGCCCGGGCGAAGAAATTGGCCCAAAGGTTCGTGTCGCCGGACGCATTCAGTTTGCGCGACCGACCGGCAAACTGATCTTTCTGAACATCAAAGACTGGACCGGCAGCCTCCAGATCTTCATCGGCAAGAAGCAAGTCGGCGACGATTTTGAACTCGCCAAACTGTTTGACTTGGGCGACCTGGTGGGCGCCGAAGGACGACTGGGACGCACGAACACAGGCGAACTGACCGTGTTCGCCGAAAAGCTGTTCTTCCACACCAAGATGCTGGAAGTCCCGCCGGAAAAACACGCGGGATTGACCGATCCGGATCTGAAACAGCGAATGCGTTACGCCGACATGGCGTTCAACGATGGCGTCATGGAAACCTTCATGGCCCGCACCAAGATCATCCAGTCGATTCGCCGAACGCTGGACGATCAACAGTTTTGCGAAGTCGAAGGGCCCACACTTCACGCGGTCGCCGGTGGTGCGGCGGCACGACCTTTCACCACGCATCACAACGCACTGGACATGCCGTTGTACATGCGGATCGCGCTCGAATTGCATCTCAAGCGTTTGATGGTCGGCGGCATGGAACGTGTTTACGAACTCGGACGCGTGTACCGCAACGAAGGCATTAGCCCGCGGCACAACCCGGAATTCACAATGCTGGAGGCGTATCAAGCCTACGGCGATTACGGGACGATGATGGACCTGACCGAACGGTTGATCGTCGATGCGATCGACGCGATCGGTGGCGGTTACGTCCGGCCGTTTGGCGACGTGGACATCGATTTCACGCCACCGTTTCAACGTGCCACTTATGCCGAACTGTTCGCCAAGGCCACCAATGTCGATCCGGCGGACGAATCCGCGGTCATCGAACTGGCCAAGAAACTGGGTTTAGAAACCGAAGGCAAACATCCGGACGTCGTCCGCAACGAGATCTTCGAAGAGAAGGTGGAAGATACGCTGCAAGGTCCGATCTTTGTGATCGACTATCCCGCCAGCATTTGCCCGTTGACCAAACGCAAAGCGGATCAACCGGAGATCGCCGAACGCTTTGAATTGTTTATCAATGGAATGGAACTGGCCAACGCGTACACCGAACTGAACGACCCGGACCTGCAACAAGCGTTGTTCGAAACGCAATTGCAAGGTCAAGACGACGAAGATAGCATGGCCAAGATGGACCATGACTTTATCCGGGCGCTTCGTTACGCGATGCCGCCGGCAGGCGGACTGGGCGTCGGCATCGATCGTCTGGTCATGCTGCTGACCAACAAGCGGTCGATCCGCGACGTGATTCTGTTCCCCGTGCTGCGTCCGGAAAAGGATTCATGA
- a CDS encoding calcium-binding protein yields MKRLFAVLCLCALAWTNAPAQSIVYDEVNQIVTVTGTDLDDECKISIDGDEFKIKLTYAEPDDWNHTDNIKQEFEFDELVLVIFFGLRGDDVCFFDDVEEFVDEGADHLVSVQYGGEGEDMLFGGPASDYLDGGDDNVVDVLFGGGSNDTFVRYYINKKVDADHGTLESAMQKPKFSAKKSFMRNVEPEPEVKVIKMPLVDKVVDFNEAESDFIHWQLAQPE; encoded by the coding sequence ATGAAACGTCTGTTCGCTGTACTGTGTTTGTGTGCTCTGGCTTGGACCAACGCACCGGCCCAGTCGATCGTTTACGACGAAGTCAACCAAATCGTCACGGTGACCGGCACCGATCTGGACGACGAGTGCAAGATCTCGATCGACGGAGATGAATTCAAAATCAAGTTGACCTACGCCGAACCGGACGACTGGAACCACACCGACAACATCAAACAAGAGTTCGAGTTCGACGAATTGGTCTTGGTCATCTTCTTCGGGCTGCGAGGGGACGACGTCTGCTTCTTTGACGACGTCGAGGAATTTGTGGACGAGGGAGCCGACCACTTGGTCAGCGTCCAGTACGGCGGCGAGGGCGAAGACATGCTGTTCGGCGGTCCCGCCAGCGATTATTTGGACGGCGGCGACGACAACGTTGTTGATGTGTTATTCGGTGGTGGTTCCAACGACACGTTTGTTCGCTATTACATCAACAAGAAAGTCGATGCCGATCACGGGACGCTGGAATCGGCAATGCAGAAACCCAAGTTCAGTGCGAAAAAGAGCTTCATGCGTAATGTCGAGCCCGAGCCGGAGGTCAAGGTGATCAAGATGCCGCTGGTCGACAAAGTTGTGGACTTCAATGAAGCGGAATCGGACTTTATCCATTGGCAACTTGCCCAGCCGGAATAG
- a CDS encoding acyl-CoA dehydrogenase family protein — protein MTSPPVITRLSDPEFGSLCDDLAAQASLWNAPEHWPGGPIHQCAASGALRWTLSSDHGGVDWPPDRQLLAYLRLAQADLTTTFVLTQYAGACRRIAGSENAAVRAQHLEALLSGDRFGTVGISHLTTSRRHLDRPILSARQTDEGGLILSGVAPWVTGAAHAEVIVLGAKLDDGREALVAVPTDLPGVHCGPGVSMIALSASCTDMVRLDDVVVSPSMIVAGPVEDVMKTGSGGGTGGLQTSALALGLAAAAIDFLADESVARPDLAPIADQLQRECDAQLDNLLAAANPPGEDQHLQPETKIPSDPMAIRGRANDLVMRCTQAAMTAAKGAGFVEGHPVGRWCREALFFLVWSCPQPIAQNHLYNLAGVSGDTAG, from the coding sequence ATGACATCTCCGCCGGTCATCACACGTCTAAGCGACCCCGAATTTGGTTCGCTATGTGATGACTTGGCTGCCCAAGCTTCCCTATGGAACGCTCCGGAACACTGGCCCGGCGGCCCGATTCACCAGTGCGCCGCGTCCGGTGCCTTAAGATGGACACTTTCGTCCGACCATGGCGGTGTTGATTGGCCGCCGGACCGTCAGTTGTTGGCTTACCTGCGACTGGCTCAGGCCGATCTGACAACGACGTTCGTCCTGACCCAGTACGCCGGTGCCTGCCGTCGCATTGCGGGCAGCGAGAACGCGGCGGTTCGTGCCCAGCACCTGGAAGCCTTGCTGTCGGGTGATCGCTTCGGAACCGTCGGGATCAGCCATCTGACCACAAGCCGACGCCACTTGGACCGTCCCATTCTGTCGGCCCGCCAAACCGATGAAGGTGGATTGATTCTTTCCGGCGTCGCACCATGGGTGACCGGTGCCGCTCACGCCGAAGTGATCGTTTTAGGTGCGAAGCTGGATGACGGCCGAGAGGCCTTGGTGGCGGTGCCCACCGACCTGCCAGGCGTCCACTGCGGCCCAGGAGTTTCGATGATCGCATTATCGGCAAGCTGCACCGACATGGTCCGCCTCGATGACGTCGTCGTTTCACCATCGATGATCGTCGCCGGTCCGGTCGAAGACGTCATGAAGACCGGGTCGGGCGGGGGAACCGGCGGGCTGCAAACATCCGCACTGGCTTTGGGACTGGCGGCGGCGGCCATCGATTTCTTGGCCGATGAATCCGTCGCACGACCCGACCTGGCACCGATTGCGGATCAGCTGCAACGTGAATGCGATGCACAACTGGACAATCTGCTGGCGGCCGCCAACCCGCCGGGCGAAGACCAACATCTGCAGCCGGAAACTAAAATCCCCAGCGATCCGATGGCCATCCGAGGCCGGGCGAACGACTTGGTCATGCGTTGCACCCAAGCCGCGATGACCGCGGCCAAGGGTGCGGGTTTTGTCGAAGGCCATCCGGTGGGACGCTGGTGCCGCGAAGCTCTCTTTTTTTTGGTTTGGAGCTGTCCCCAACCAATCGCCCAAAACCATCTTTACAATCTTGCCGGGGTGTCGGGCGACACCGCCGGCTGA
- a CDS encoding EF-hand domain-containing protein: MNTFRILAALTAPMILATTLCAQPPFGGRGGDRGDFGGRGGGPPGGGFGDRGGFGGRGGGPPGGGFGDRGGFGGRGGGPPGGGFGDRGGDRGSRGGGDRGSRGGGGPSDFLSRLDRNGNGVLDPDEQQGPAQFLIGRLQREDSSIRPGSPIPLSKVTSAFEKMRGGGGDSRDRRDSRSDPANDAMEVELLVPGFDAVVEFDPILGFGPNAEMMAVPVSDADRREATERMQRYDRNKDGFLSSNEMERFSGDPMAFDRNKDGKLSLDELAVRYARRREAREDDQRRRDSDRRRSDDRDDSEPVDRYDGRKSYRIIAGDGTDGLPGWFIDRDGDKDGQVLMSEYTNEWTDAVVKEFNGWDRNGDGTITSDEARIGVERGPVSSDGGSPAPSSIASSSSSSSSTATATAGDVEVSDRDMAYAERIVKRYDANGDGVLVPSEYEKMLMKPTGADTDRDGRVSIREYAESMARRRAQ; this comes from the coding sequence ATGAACACATTCCGAATTCTGGCGGCGTTGACCGCCCCGATGATTCTGGCAACGACGCTTTGCGCCCAGCCGCCCTTTGGCGGACGTGGCGGTGACCGGGGCGATTTTGGCGGACGCGGTGGTGGACCTCCCGGTGGCGGCTTTGGTGACCGCGGCGGGTTCGGTGGACGCGGCGGTGGACCTCCCGGTGGCGGCTTTGGTGACCGCGGCGGGTTCGGTGGACGCGGCGGTGGACCTCCCGGCGGTGGTTTTGGGGACCGCGGTGGCGATCGAGGCAGTCGCGGCGGCGGTGATCGAGGCAGTCGCGGCGGCGGCGGACCGAGTGATTTTCTGAGCCGGTTGGATCGCAACGGAAACGGCGTCTTGGATCCCGACGAACAACAGGGTCCTGCCCAATTCCTGATCGGTCGGTTGCAACGCGAAGACTCCAGCATTCGTCCCGGATCCCCCATTCCACTTTCCAAGGTCACCAGTGCCTTTGAAAAGATGCGTGGGGGCGGCGGTGATTCGCGTGACCGTCGTGATTCGCGAAGCGATCCCGCCAACGATGCAATGGAGGTCGAATTGTTGGTGCCTGGATTCGACGCCGTGGTCGAATTCGATCCCATTTTGGGCTTCGGACCCAACGCGGAAATGATGGCCGTCCCGGTCAGCGACGCGGATCGACGCGAAGCGACCGAACGGATGCAGCGATACGACCGCAACAAAGACGGCTTTCTTAGCAGCAATGAAATGGAACGCTTTTCCGGCGATCCCATGGCGTTTGACCGAAACAAGGACGGCAAGCTTAGCTTGGATGAATTGGCCGTTCGCTACGCCAGACGTCGCGAAGCCCGCGAAGACGATCAGCGAAGACGCGATAGTGATCGTCGTCGCTCTGATGATCGAGACGATTCCGAACCGGTGGATCGTTATGACGGTCGAAAGTCGTATCGAATCATCGCCGGGGATGGCACCGACGGATTGCCGGGCTGGTTCATCGACCGCGATGGCGACAAGGACGGTCAGGTGCTGATGTCGGAATACACCAATGAATGGACCGACGCCGTGGTCAAAGAATTCAACGGTTGGGACCGAAACGGCGACGGAACCATCACGAGTGATGAAGCCAGGATCGGTGTCGAACGCGGCCCGGTCAGTTCCGACGGCGGATCACCCGCCCCATCGTCGATCGCAAGTTCATCATCCAGTTCGTCGTCTACCGCCACCGCGACAGCGGGCGATGTGGAGGTCAGCGACCGTGACATGGCCTATGCCGAACGCATTGTGAAGCGATACGACGCCAACGGTGACGGGGTGTTGGTGCCATCGGAATATGAGAAGATGCTGATGAAGCCGACCGGTGCGGACACCGACCGCGACGGTCGCGTTTCGATTCGTGAATACGCCGAATCCATGGCACGTCGACGCGCCCAATGA
- a CDS encoding mandelate racemase/muconate lactonizing enzyme family protein — protein MPETALRSFRLSMRTERYDYRTPMKFGGRVVNDVTVASVDCQAETSIGSATGFGSMTMGVAWAWPDPDLTADQKLEIVLELMERLVELFNDSALAGHPLDICHQLAEQRSAIADQIYMERGLGETIPELAILLAASPIEAAIFDAHGKSNGQSSYALLGRDHLPGDLSRFLGDDYRNVFLDELIRPQPVDQLPLYHLVGALDPLTNADVDTPVGDGLPETLGQWIQRNGLTHLKIKLDGDDLQWDADRVARVHAVATQTRPDLGDGWSFSLDFNERCRDENYVLRMLDLLQQEAPDALKCVGYIEQPTHRDLTRRPAITMHRVAESLPVVIDESLVDLHSLRTAMDQGYSGIALKACKGHCEAILLGAVAVREGLYLCVQDLTCVGASLLHSASLAAHIPGVTAIESNGRQYCPQGNQRWMEGFGEFFEIRDGRVPTAKLAGNGLGYGDDPAWDSDKA, from the coding sequence ATGCCTGAAACGGCGTTGCGGTCGTTTCGGCTGTCAATGCGTACCGAGAGGTACGATTACCGTACGCCGATGAAATTCGGCGGCCGGGTGGTGAATGACGTGACCGTGGCTTCGGTCGATTGCCAGGCGGAAACGTCGATCGGCAGTGCAACGGGTTTCGGTTCGATGACGATGGGGGTCGCCTGGGCTTGGCCCGACCCCGATCTGACGGCAGACCAGAAGCTAGAAATCGTTCTGGAGTTGATGGAACGTCTGGTCGAATTGTTCAACGATTCGGCCTTGGCGGGCCACCCGCTGGACATCTGCCACCAGTTGGCCGAACAGCGATCCGCCATCGCGGACCAGATCTATATGGAACGCGGACTGGGCGAAACGATCCCAGAATTGGCGATATTGCTGGCCGCTTCGCCCATCGAGGCGGCGATATTCGATGCTCATGGCAAGTCCAACGGGCAAAGCAGTTACGCTTTGCTGGGCCGGGACCATCTTCCCGGGGATCTGTCACGTTTTCTGGGTGACGATTACCGCAATGTGTTCCTTGACGAACTGATCCGCCCCCAGCCGGTGGATCAGTTGCCGCTGTACCACCTCGTTGGTGCGCTGGACCCGTTGACCAACGCTGACGTCGACACGCCCGTGGGCGATGGGTTGCCCGAGACGCTGGGGCAATGGATTCAGCGAAACGGGCTGACGCACCTGAAGATCAAACTGGACGGTGACGATCTGCAGTGGGACGCCGACCGTGTCGCTCGCGTTCATGCAGTGGCCACGCAAACACGTCCTGATCTGGGCGACGGCTGGTCGTTCTCGTTGGACTTCAACGAACGCTGCCGTGACGAAAATTACGTCTTGCGGATGCTGGACCTGCTGCAACAGGAGGCCCCCGACGCGTTGAAATGCGTGGGCTATATCGAACAGCCGACGCACCGCGATTTAACGCGGCGACCGGCGATCACGATGCACCGTGTCGCAGAAAGCCTGCCGGTCGTGATCGACGAATCATTGGTGGATCTACACAGTCTGCGGACGGCGATGGACCAGGGTTATTCGGGGATCGCGTTGAAGGCCTGCAAGGGCCACTGCGAAGCGATCCTGTTGGGCGCGGTGGCCGTTCGCGAAGGCCTTTATCTGTGCGTCCAAGACCTGACTTGCGTTGGCGCATCGCTGTTGCATTCTGCGTCTCTGGCGGCACACATTCCGGGCGTGACGGCGATCGAAAGCAACGGTCGCCAATATTGCCCGCAGGGAAACCAGCGGTGGATGGAAGGATTCGGCGAATTCTTCGAAATCCGTGACGGGCGAGTGCCCACCGCAAAACTGGCGGGGAACGGACTGGGATACGGTGACGACCCCGCGTGGGATTCCGACAAGGCCTGA
- a CDS encoding response regulator, protein MTKNLLIVDDHEIVRMGLKVALQDTDIQIVGEAASAAEGLAAVEKLNPDAVLLDIRMDGGDGLNALGRLKLDHPDLPIMLFSAYDNPTYIARAVALGAAGYVLKSASNDRLIEALQMALAGESAWTREELRRVTGALATPRMSQDIEVPLTQRESEVLRQMALGLTNKEIAKMLGISYETVKEHVQHILRKIGVSDRTQAAVWAVRKNLV, encoded by the coding sequence ATGACCAAGAACCTATTAATCGTCGACGATCACGAGATCGTCCGCATGGGGCTGAAAGTTGCGCTGCAAGACACCGACATTCAGATCGTTGGTGAAGCGGCGTCGGCTGCTGAGGGGCTAGCAGCGGTTGAAAAATTGAACCCGGACGCGGTCCTGTTGGACATCCGGATGGACGGCGGCGATGGGCTTAACGCCTTGGGCCGTTTGAAGCTGGACCACCCGGATCTGCCGATCATGTTGTTCAGCGCTTATGACAACCCGACCTACATCGCTCGCGCCGTGGCATTGGGTGCCGCCGGATACGTGCTGAAGTCGGCATCGAACGACCGCCTGATCGAAGCCCTGCAAATGGCTTTGGCCGGCGAATCGGCTTGGACCCGCGAAGAACTGCGACGCGTCACCGGCGCGCTGGCAACGCCGCGAATGAGCCAAGACATCGAAGTTCCGTTGACCCAACGCGAAAGCGAAGTCCTGCGTCAAATGGCTCTCGGCCTGACCAACAAGGAAATCGCAAAGATGCTGGGAATCAGCTACGAAACGGTCAAGGAACACGTCCAGCACATCCTGCGAAAGATCGGCGTTTCCGACCGTACGCAAGCCGCGGTTTGGGCCGTTCGCAAAAACTTGGTCTGA
- a CDS encoding DJ-1/PfpI family protein — protein sequence MNLAPHRILMIVGDFVEDYEAMVPLQILQTLGQDVVTVCPDKKAGDFVVTAIHDFEGHQTYSEKPGHRFAITGDFASIDPADFDALVIPGGRAPEYLRMIDRVLELVRHFFDTDKPVAAICHGPQILSAAGVLQGRQCSCYPAVAAEVTVGGGQYVDPAPTMDSAHVQGNLVTAPAWPAHPAWMREFVTLLENSGK from the coding sequence ATGAACCTGGCCCCCCACCGCATCCTGATGATCGTCGGCGACTTTGTGGAAGACTATGAAGCGATGGTGCCGCTGCAGATTTTGCAAACGCTGGGGCAGGACGTCGTGACCGTTTGCCCGGACAAAAAGGCGGGCGATTTCGTGGTCACCGCGATCCACGATTTCGAAGGTCACCAAACGTACAGCGAAAAACCGGGACACCGCTTCGCCATCACCGGTGATTTCGCGTCGATCGACCCGGCGGACTTCGACGCGTTGGTAATCCCGGGCGGCAGGGCACCGGAATACCTGCGGATGATCGATCGGGTGTTGGAACTGGTTCGCCACTTCTTCGACACGGACAAGCCCGTCGCCGCGATCTGTCACGGACCACAGATTCTGTCAGCCGCCGGCGTGCTGCAGGGGCGTCAGTGCAGCTGCTATCCCGCGGTGGCGGCGGAAGTCACTGTCGGCGGCGGCCAATACGTCGATCCGGCCCCGACCATGGATTCGGCCCATGTTCAAGGCAATCTGGTCACCGCACCGGCCTGGCCGGCACACCCTGCCTGGATGCGTGAATTCGTGACGCTGCTGGAAAATTCGGGAAAATAG
- a CDS encoding outer membrane protein assembly factor BamB family protein, producing MPLQRGLLVLAGWSVLAAVAGSSASADNLMPPDTASSYGLVQVYQHQLSVALGVDSVVDQKLHVSRTDTRQYVELVQVDGDEATPAGDEAVADDGGAAADGEATDDAGKPSGKVVARFATDQTNFSNHLTGIEEATRQAKNQQRRLRRFGIETELRTVDVPLVRLITLTDRGQLEVLDAESGQTLWREDVGDPGRQYYSIGCSDKYVAVVNGSQLFVLSIENGALVKQAELERPPLFGPAIAGELAIVPGLLGSIEGVYVTDVKRDDFVLMASGPPAAPMTGAVETDKIAIPTETGFVFVVHTDGRPGADFRLATSGKVVAPLAVGTGERFFFATTAGQVYGMQATKNGRVLWTVPLGEPVNEQVLLDGDRVFVCTAYGNVFALDASSGELLWDAPAPGAREILGVTAGHVYALRNAGGTSVIDANNGKVVRNLYGLQPAGAVHNSLTDRLYLVSRRGTLQCLRPEISELPELKQMPPVETKPEESETAESESESETAETPVTGNPFGGAVDDDPFGGMGEDPFGDAGGDNPFGGFDDDNPF from the coding sequence ATGCCTTTGCAACGCGGCTTGCTGGTCCTGGCCGGATGGTCGGTTCTGGCGGCGGTTGCCGGTTCATCGGCGTCCGCTGACAACTTGATGCCGCCCGACACGGCGTCGTCTTATGGCTTGGTTCAAGTCTACCAACACCAACTGAGCGTGGCGTTGGGCGTGGATTCGGTCGTCGACCAGAAGCTACACGTCAGCCGAACGGATACTCGTCAGTACGTCGAACTCGTTCAAGTCGACGGCGATGAAGCAACGCCGGCCGGTGATGAAGCCGTAGCGGATGATGGTGGGGCTGCGGCGGACGGCGAAGCGACGGATGATGCCGGCAAGCCATCGGGCAAAGTGGTCGCCCGCTTTGCTACCGACCAGACCAACTTCAGCAATCATTTGACGGGGATCGAAGAGGCGACCCGACAGGCCAAGAATCAACAACGGCGTTTGCGCCGCTTCGGAATCGAAACCGAATTGCGAACCGTTGACGTGCCTCTGGTCCGACTGATCACGTTGACCGATCGCGGTCAGTTGGAAGTCTTGGACGCGGAGTCGGGGCAAACCCTGTGGCGGGAAGACGTCGGCGACCCCGGACGCCAGTACTATTCGATCGGTTGCAGCGACAAGTATGTCGCCGTGGTCAACGGATCTCAGTTGTTCGTGTTGTCCATCGAAAACGGTGCCTTGGTCAAGCAAGCCGAATTGGAGCGGCCACCGTTGTTCGGTCCCGCTATCGCGGGTGAATTGGCAATCGTGCCGGGGTTGTTGGGATCGATCGAAGGCGTTTACGTGACTGACGTTAAACGTGATGATTTTGTGTTGATGGCCAGCGGACCACCTGCGGCACCGATGACCGGAGCGGTCGAGACGGACAAGATTGCGATTCCCACTGAAACGGGATTCGTGTTTGTGGTTCACACCGACGGAAGACCAGGTGCTGATTTTCGGCTGGCCACTTCTGGCAAAGTCGTCGCTCCGCTTGCCGTGGGCACGGGCGAACGGTTCTTCTTTGCGACGACTGCCGGCCAAGTCTACGGCATGCAGGCGACCAAGAACGGGCGCGTGCTTTGGACCGTCCCGCTGGGTGAACCTGTCAACGAACAAGTCTTGTTGGATGGCGACCGCGTGTTCGTCTGCACCGCCTATGGAAACGTTTTCGCACTTGATGCGTCATCGGGCGAATTGCTGTGGGATGCTCCGGCGCCAGGTGCCCGAGAGATCTTGGGCGTTACCGCCGGCCACGTTTACGCCCTTCGCAACGCGGGCGGCACCAGCGTGATCGATGCCAACAACGGCAAGGTCGTTCGCAATCTGTATGGGCTTCAGCCCGCGGGCGCGGTCCACAACAGCCTGACCGATCGGCTTTATCTGGTTTCGCGTCGTGGCACGCTTCAGTGTCTGCGTCCGGAAATCAGCGAGTTGCCGGAATTGAAACAGATGCCGCCGGTTGAAACGAAGCCGGAAGAATCGGAAACCGCCGAATCGGAATCCGAAAGCGAAACGGCTGAGACGCCCGTCACCGGTAATCCGTTCGGTGGGGCGGTGGACGATGATCCGTTCGGCGGTATGGGCGAAGATCCCTTCGGCGATGCCGGCGGCGACAACCCGTTCGGCGGCTTCGACGACGACAATCCGTTCTAA